A genomic window from Vicia villosa cultivar HV-30 ecotype Madison, WI unplaced genomic scaffold, Vvil1.0 ctg.002616F_1_1, whole genome shotgun sequence includes:
- the LOC131639400 gene encoding secreted RxLR effector protein 161-like, with protein MSDLGKLSYFLEMEFKDTGERVFLHQKKYAQDILKKFKMSNCNAPATPLEIGAKLKKETNDEFLSATMYKQIIGSFRYIFKRVLRYIKVTIHHGVLMPRQKKTITHAEVHGYTYSNFNGDQDKNKNIAGYIFMIGGTPISWSSRKKSIVALSSCEVEYVVASYAACQAVWI; from the exons ATGTCTGACCTAGGAAAGTTGTCATATTTCTTAGAGATGGAGTTCAAGGACACGGGTGAAAGAGTGTTTTTGCACCAGAAGAAGTATGCTCAAGATATCTTGAAAAAGTTCAAGATGAGCAACTGTAATGCACCTGCCACGCCATTAGAAATTGGAGCAAAGTTGAAGAAGGAAACAAATGATGAGTTCTTAAGTGCAACAATGTACAAACAAATCATTGGATCCTTTAGGTATATAT TCAAGAGAGTGTTGAGATACATTAAAGTTACGATTCATCACGGTGTACTTATGCCAAGACAAAAGAAGACCATCACACATGCAGAGGTACAtggttacacttattcaaatttCAATGGAGATCaggataagaataagaatattgcAGGCTACATATTCATGATAGGAGGCACTCCAATCTCTTGGAGCTCAAGGAAGAAAAGCATTGTAGCTCTGTCATCATGTGAAGTTGAGTATGTGGTTGCATCCTATGCAGCATGTCAAGCAGTATGGATATAA
- the LOC131639401 gene encoding uncharacterized protein LOC131639401, with product MRLLKIRLRWWNLNVFGIIDMELEESVREINDIHNLPSDVEEKAEEVRKANQNFWLNLKIKENMLIQRARLKWLNDGDVNSKFVHAIMKKGLRCNFIGPISTSRGLSSVDDVKAAVFEHFEDKFKETEGYRPVLEGDVFKILDAEDKNYLEFPFEEGCIHKIISKELAGRLKKVIASVISKSLSAFVPGRQLLDGISVANEMVDFSIKEKKPCLLFKVDFEKTYYKVNWAFLRSMMSRMGFGEN from the exons ATGAGGCTTCTCAAAATTAGGCTAAGATGGTGGAATTTAAACGTTTTTGGCATCATCGATATGGAATTGGAAGAAAGCGTTAGAGAAATAAATGATATACACAATCTTCCTTCGGATGTTGAAGAGAAGGCGGAAGAAGTGAGAAAGGCAAATCAGAATTTTTGGTTGAATCTTAAAATTAAGGAGAACATGTTAATCCAAAGAGCGAGATTGAAGTGGCTCAATGATGGTGATGTAAACAGTAAGTTCGTTCACGCGATAATGAAGAAAGGTTTAAGGTGCAATTTCATTGGTCCTATTTCAACCTCGAGGGGACTTAGTTCGGTGGACGATGTAAAAGCTGCTGTCTTTGAGCATTTTGAGGATAAATTCAAGGAGACCGAAGGGTATAGGCCTGTTTTGGAAGGGGATGTTTTCAAAATCCTAGATGCGGAAGATAAAAATTATCTTGAATTTCCATTTGAGGAAG GATGTATTCATAAGATTATTTCTAAAGAGTTGGCGGGAAGGCTCAAAAAAGTAATTGCAAGTGTTATTTCTAAAAGTCTAAGCGCTTTTGTTCCCGGGAGACAATTGTTGGACGGGATTTCAGTGGCTAATGAGATGGTGGATTTTTCTATCAAGGAAAAGAAACCTTGTTTACTTTTCAAGGTAGACTTTGAAAAAACTTACTATAAGGTCAATTGGGCTTTTCTTCGAAGTATGATGAGTAGAATGGGGTTTGGAGAGAACTAG
- the LOC131639402 gene encoding uncharacterized protein LOC131639402: MDALVFTGSMSVMVNGSPTKEFMVERGLSQGNPISPFLFVIVAEGLKGLVNIAVENSDFEGFSFKGRTFIYVLQFADDTILVGNGSWSHLWAIKSVLRAFELISGLGINFHKIKLIGINISNNFMEVATNFLGCRREGKEFTFLGIPIGSNPRRISPWDSLVRKIKKILASWKGWFLSFGGRLTLLKSVLGSLAIFMLSFYKAHKKVIKDIVKIQSNFLWGR; encoded by the coding sequence ATGGATGCCTTAGTTTTTACTGGTAGTATGTCGGTGATGGTGAATGGGAGCCCTACTAAAGAGTTCATGGTGGAGAGGGGATTGAGCCAAGGCAATCCAATTTCTCCGtttctttttgttattgttgCGGAAGGATTGAAGGGATTGGTTAATATAGCGGTGGAAAATAGTGATTTCGAGGGATTTTCTTTTAAAGGAAGGACCTTTATATATGTCCTTCAATTTGCAGATGATACAATTTTGGTTGGAAACGGTAGTTGGTCTCATCTTTGGGCCATCAAATCGGTTTTGAGAGCGTTTGAATTGATTTCGGGGTTAGGCATAAACTTCCACAAAATCAAATTAATTGGAATAAACATTAGCAATAATTTCATGGAGGTGGCTACTAATTTCCTCGGGTGTAGGAGGGAAGGAAAAGAGTTCACGTTCTTAGGAATTCCAATCGGTAGCAATCCTAGAAGAATTTCCCCTTGGGACTCTTTGGTGAggaaaattaagaaaatattggCAAGTTGGAAAGGATGGTTTCTTAGTTTTGGAGGAAGACTTACACTTTTAAAGTCGGTCCTTGGTAGCTTAGCGATCTTTATGCTATCTTTTTACAAGGCACATAAGAAAGTCATAAAGGACATTGTTAAAATTCAAAGTAACTTCTTgtggggaagataa